The following proteins come from a genomic window of Malus sylvestris chromosome 4, drMalSylv7.2, whole genome shotgun sequence:
- the LOC126619795 gene encoding uncharacterized protein LOC126619795, with protein sequence MIGESPQATAIMLQTESKMTNLESSWWSHLSSSLLILRNPSVTNEQHHLPCSHNSLAFSSSGGMVDVRVSFTAIQREELERQWILPLFLHIPFSQFPRTH encoded by the exons ATGATAGGTGAATCACCGCAAGCAACAGCAATTATGCTGCAAACTGAATCCAAGATGACTAACCTGGAGTCTTCATGGTGGTCGCACCTCTCCTCATCTTTGCTCATCCTCCGAAACCCCTCT GTCACCAATGAACAG CACCATTTGCCTTGCTCTCATAATAGCTTGGCTTTCAGTTCCTCA gggggaatggtggatgtgaGAGTCTCTTTTACAGCAATTCAAAGGGAAGAGCTTGAGAGACAGTGGATTCTTCCCCTATTCCTCCACATTCCATTTTCCCAATTTCCAAGAACGCATTAA